The stretch of DNA GGTCCCGAGGCCAGGAATCGCCCACCATTCACTCGCAGGGGCGCCGAAACGGCGCGGTCGGCCTACGGCAGCACAACGGCCCACGGCGACAGACCGGCGTACGGCAACAGAGGGGACCTGGGGATGCGGAACCGAAGGCACCGCTCACGTGCCGCCGTCGCCGCCGCGACGGCGGTTCTTCTCGGCGCCACCGCGCTCACGGCGTGCGACGCCTCAGGCGGCAACTCCCCCGCACCCAACGGGCCGTCCGCGCGCGACAAGCCGTCCCCCAAGCCCACCCCGACCTGGGACACGAATCCGGACTCCCTGGCGGCCATCGGCGACTCCATCACCCGCGGCTTCGACGCCTGCTCGGTGCTCGCCGACTGCCCCGAGGCGTCCTGGGCGACCGGCACGGACTCCGAGGTGCGCAGCCTCGCCACACGCCTCTTCGGCAAGGAGCGGGCCGCCGAGCACAGCTGGAACTACGCGAAGACCGGCGCCCGCATGGCGGATCTGCCCGGGCAGATGGAGCAGGCCACGCTCAAGCGCCCCGAGCTGGTCACGGTGATGGCGGGCGCGAACGACGCGTGCCGTCCCTCGGTGGATTCCATGACGCCGGTCGCCGAGTTCCGCGCGGACTTCGAGGAGGCGATGCGCACGCTGCGGCGCGAGCTCCCCAAGACCCAGGTGTACGTGACGTCCGTACCGGATCTGAAGCGGCTCTGGTCCCAGGGGCGCACCAACGCGCTCGGCAAGCAGATCTGGAAGCTGGGCATCTGCGCCTCGATGCTGGCCGACCCGGACGCGCGGGACGCGGCGGCGACGGAGCGGCGGGACACCGTGCAGAACCGCGTGGTGGCGTACAACGACGTGCTCAAGGAGGTGTGCGCGAAGGATCTGCGCTGCCGGTACGACGGCGGGGCGGTCTTCGAGTACCGCTTCGACGGCGACCAGTTGAGCCACTGGGACTGGTTCCACCCCAGCAAAGACGGCCAGTCGCGGCTCGCCGAGCTTGCCTACCGCCAGGTGAAGTCCAAGAATGCCGTGGATCCCGGGGCCTGAGAGCCACATGGCCCGGCGTAGGGTCGCGATCATGCGCAGTGAACTCTTCGGGGCGCTCCCCGACGGCACGCCCGTCCATCGCTGGACCCTGGAAAGGGGCGGGGTGCGGGTACGCGTCCTGACGTACGGCGGGATCATCCAGTCGGCGGAAGTTCCGGACCGGTCGGGGCGTTGCGCACCGGTGGCTCTCGGCTTCGACGGTCTCCAGGGCTACCTCGATCACCCTGGGCCGTACTTCGGGGCGCTGGTGGGCCGGTACGCGAACCGCATCGCGGGCGGCGAGTTCGCGCTCGACGGCCGGACGTACCGCTTGGCGCGGAACAACGAGCCCAACGCGCTGCACGGCGGCACGGCCGGTTTCGACAAGCGGGTGTGGGAGGCGGCGGAGGTCGAGCACGGGGTGCGGCTCTCGCGGGTCAGCCCGGACGGCGAGGAGGGCTATCCCGGGCGGCTCGCGGTGTCGGCGACGTACTCGCTGGACGAGTTGGGCGCGCTGCGGATCGCGTACGAGGCGACGACCGACGCCCCGACGGTCGTGAACC from Streptomyces sp. BA2 encodes:
- a CDS encoding SGNH/GDSL hydrolase family protein, with translation MRNRRHRSRAAVAAATAVLLGATALTACDASGGNSPAPNGPSARDKPSPKPTPTWDTNPDSLAAIGDSITRGFDACSVLADCPEASWATGTDSEVRSLATRLFGKERAAEHSWNYAKTGARMADLPGQMEQATLKRPELVTVMAGANDACRPSVDSMTPVAEFRADFEEAMRTLRRELPKTQVYVTSVPDLKRLWSQGRTNALGKQIWKLGICASMLADPDARDAAATERRDTVQNRVVAYNDVLKEVCAKDLRCRYDGGAVFEYRFDGDQLSHWDWFHPSKDGQSRLAELAYRQVKSKNAVDPGA
- a CDS encoding aldose epimerase family protein; this translates as MRSELFGALPDGTPVHRWTLERGGVRVRVLTYGGIIQSAEVPDRSGRCAPVALGFDGLQGYLDHPGPYFGALVGRYANRIAGGEFALDGRTYRLARNNEPNALHGGTAGFDKRVWEAAEVEHGVRLSRVSPDGEEGYPGRLAVSATYSLDELGALRIAYEATTDAPTVVNLTNHTYWNLAGAGSGGAGGHELRIAAARLTPTDGAQIPTGAYEDVDGTRFDFRDARKVGAGIDHNYVLDKGLTARPVEVAELSDPASGRVLTVSTTEPGLQLYTADHFEESLPFAPGDGVALETQHFPDSPNRPEFPSTELRPGGVYESETVYGFSVR